A window of the Methanoregula sp. genome harbors these coding sequences:
- a CDS encoding TIGR00296 family protein, translated as MLTAEEGTLAIRLARGALEHAVGKKPKPELKLSRVFNAKRGVFVTLTENGELRGCIGLPYPVMPLGDAIEHAAKAAALEDPRFPPVIKDELAIIDLEVTILTVPLPLLCEPAERPANIKVGKHGLIVKGMGSSGLLLPQVATEYGWDTITFLDHTCAKAGLSGKCWTSKNVEVMTFEGQIFSEKKGTV; from the coding sequence ATGCTGACAGCAGAAGAAGGAACCCTGGCAATCCGGCTCGCACGCGGCGCACTTGAACACGCAGTAGGGAAAAAACCAAAACCCGAACTTAAACTCAGTCGGGTTTTCAACGCAAAACGGGGCGTCTTTGTTACACTCACAGAAAATGGCGAACTGCGCGGCTGTATCGGTCTACCGTACCCGGTGATGCCTCTTGGTGATGCTATTGAACATGCTGCCAAAGCCGCAGCACTTGAAGATCCCCGGTTCCCGCCGGTAATTAAAGACGAGCTTGCAATTATCGATTTGGAAGTTACCATTCTCACCGTACCGTTACCGCTTCTCTGTGAACCGGCAGAACGCCCGGCAAATATCAAAGTGGGAAAACACGGACTGATTGTGAAAGGGATGGGTTCGAGTGGTCTCCTGCTCCCCCAGGTGGCCACCGAGTATGGCTGGGATACCATTACGTTCCTTGACCATACCTGTGCCAAAGCCGGGTTGTCGGGCAAATGCTGGACTTCCAAGAACGTTGAAGTGATGACTTTTGAAGGCCAGATCTTTTCCGAAAAGAAGGGAACCGTTTAA
- a CDS encoding DHA2 family efflux MFS transporter permease subunit yields MDKNHQGTDQAGFNLLIISISLAAFMSALDGTIVNIALPTISSVFNISTSTVSWVSTIYLLVMAGCVLIFGKLSDGIGFKKVFLSGFLIFTIGSFSCALLPDLLSSFPVLVGSRAFQAVGGAMITAIAPAMVTAYIPMKQKGKAMGIIMTVAALGTAIGPTIGGVLTQYLSWHWIFLINVPVGICAILLGAKVIPATTPHDRPAGFDKAGALLIFTGLASLLFAVSEGNELGWTSPVILGTLALAIITLAYFVWHELRVSDPLLELRLFKNRNFLLTNLIMSLVFFSFAGISYLLPFYLQYVKGYGASDAGLILTALSVAMMISGILAGMLYNRVGGRVLCIAAGIFLVAGFYMMTLLRVGSSTGFVILCLLVIGFSLGLMITPASNMIMNSVGKGYQGMVSSLTSLERFAPLTLGIAFANLVFTQGIIAIAGQRGITKLAPANIKLELITAGFDLAFFFSFIIAIVILILALFARQEIHPDYLSGSNEEAKTVII; encoded by the coding sequence ATGGATAAGAACCATCAGGGAACGGATCAGGCGGGTTTTAATCTCCTGATTATCTCCATCTCCCTTGCTGCATTCATGTCGGCACTAGACGGGACGATTGTCAATATTGCCCTGCCGACTATATCATCGGTTTTCAATATCTCGACAAGTACCGTAAGCTGGGTGTCGACCATCTACCTCCTGGTGATGGCCGGTTGTGTCCTTATTTTCGGGAAATTATCCGATGGCATAGGGTTTAAGAAAGTTTTCCTGTCAGGATTTCTGATCTTTACGATTGGATCGTTCTCCTGTGCTCTCTTGCCCGATCTCTTATCTTCCTTTCCCGTGCTTGTAGGTTCACGTGCATTCCAGGCTGTGGGGGGTGCGATGATAACGGCAATTGCACCGGCCATGGTCACTGCGTACATCCCTATGAAGCAGAAAGGAAAAGCGATGGGCATTATTATGACGGTCGCCGCACTTGGGACTGCCATCGGACCGACCATCGGGGGTGTGCTCACCCAGTATCTTTCCTGGCACTGGATCTTTTTAATTAATGTGCCGGTGGGAATCTGTGCAATCCTGCTCGGAGCAAAAGTTATTCCGGCAACTACGCCGCATGACAGACCTGCAGGCTTTGACAAAGCCGGGGCATTATTGATCTTCACCGGTCTTGCATCCCTGCTCTTTGCAGTCTCTGAAGGTAACGAACTCGGGTGGACCTCGCCGGTTATTCTTGGCACTCTTGCCCTTGCCATCATCACTCTTGCTTACTTTGTCTGGCACGAGCTCCGCGTTTCCGACCCGTTGTTAGAACTGCGCCTGTTTAAGAACCGTAATTTCTTACTGACCAATCTCATTATGTCACTGGTCTTTTTCAGTTTTGCCGGAATTAGTTACCTGCTCCCGTTTTATCTCCAGTACGTAAAAGGTTACGGTGCTTCTGATGCCGGGCTCATTTTAACAGCTCTTTCGGTAGCAATGATGATATCCGGTATCCTGGCAGGAATGCTCTATAACCGGGTTGGGGGAAGAGTGCTCTGCATTGCTGCAGGAATCTTCCTGGTAGCCGGTTTTTATATGATGACGCTTCTCCGGGTTGGTTCTTCAACCGGATTTGTAATCCTCTGCCTGCTCGTTATTGGTTTTAGTCTTGGCCTGATGATAACTCCGGCATCGAATATGATCATGAACTCGGTGGGTAAGGGATACCAGGGCATGGTCTCCAGCCTCACTAGCCTTGAACGGTTTGCCCCCTTAACCCTGGGGATCGCTTTTGCAAACCTGGTATTTACCCAGGGAATCATAGCAATTGCCGGTCAGCGTGGAATCACCAAGCTAGCACCGGCTAACATCAAACTGGAGCTGATCACTGCGGGATTTGACCTTGCCTTCTTCTTCTCGTTCATTATTGCGATTGTCATTCTCATCCTTGCCCTGTTTGCACGACAGGAGATTCACCCTGACTACCTGTCAGGCAGTAACGAAGAAGCGAAGACCGTAATCATCTGA